One Actinosynnema pretiosum DNA segment encodes these proteins:
- the cobA gene encoding uroporphyrinogen-III C-methyltransferase, translated as MHGEQHYLVGLDLAGKRVVVVGGGSVAQRRLPRLVSSGARVELVSPEVTPTVQGVVDSGAVTWHARRYADGDLDGAWYVLACTSDPEVNARITADAEARRVFCVRADVGALGTAVTPASGNHDGLLVGVLASGDHNRSARVRDGVLSALRDGTLADQHDQPAGVALVGGGPGDPDLITVRGRRLLARADVVVADRLGPVWLLDELPPHVEVVDAAKIPYGRAAAQEFINRTLVDNAKAGKFVVRLKGGDPYVFGRGFEELIACAEAGVPVTVVPGVTSAFGVPALAGVPVTHRGVAHEVVVVSGHVAPDDERSLVDWGALARLRGTVVILMGVERAAAFAAALREGRPGDTPVTVVENGSTDAQRIVRSTLDGLAEAVAAHHVRPPAIIVVGPVAGLAGELPEQA; from the coding sequence ATGCACGGAGAACAGCACTACCTGGTGGGCCTGGACCTGGCGGGCAAGCGCGTGGTCGTGGTGGGCGGCGGGTCCGTCGCCCAGCGCCGCCTGCCGCGCCTGGTCTCGTCCGGCGCCCGCGTCGAACTCGTCTCGCCCGAGGTCACCCCCACCGTCCAGGGCGTGGTCGACTCCGGGGCGGTCACCTGGCACGCCCGGCGCTACGCCGACGGCGACCTGGACGGCGCGTGGTACGTGCTCGCCTGCACCTCCGACCCCGAGGTGAACGCCCGGATCACCGCCGACGCCGAGGCCCGCCGCGTGTTCTGCGTGCGCGCCGACGTCGGCGCGCTCGGCACCGCCGTCACGCCCGCCTCCGGCAACCACGACGGCCTCCTCGTCGGCGTCCTGGCCAGCGGCGACCACAACCGCTCCGCGCGCGTGCGCGACGGCGTGCTGTCCGCGCTGCGCGACGGCACCCTCGCCGACCAGCACGACCAGCCCGCGGGCGTGGCCCTGGTCGGCGGCGGCCCCGGCGACCCCGACCTGATCACCGTGCGCGGCAGGCGCCTGCTGGCCAGGGCCGACGTGGTCGTCGCGGACCGCCTGGGCCCGGTGTGGCTGCTGGACGAGCTGCCGCCGCACGTGGAGGTGGTCGACGCCGCGAAGATCCCGTACGGGCGGGCCGCCGCGCAGGAGTTCATCAACCGGACGCTCGTGGACAACGCCAAGGCCGGGAAGTTCGTGGTCCGGCTCAAGGGCGGCGACCCGTACGTGTTCGGGCGCGGCTTCGAGGAGCTGATCGCCTGCGCCGAGGCGGGCGTGCCGGTCACCGTCGTGCCGGGCGTGACCAGCGCGTTCGGCGTGCCCGCCCTCGCGGGCGTCCCGGTGACGCACCGGGGTGTGGCGCACGAGGTCGTGGTGGTGTCCGGCCACGTCGCGCCGGACGACGAGCGCTCCCTGGTCGACTGGGGCGCCCTGGCGAGGCTGCGCGGCACCGTGGTGATCCTGATGGGCGTGGAGCGCGCCGCCGCGTTCGCCGCAGCCCTCCGCGAGGGCCGCCCGGGGGACACGCCGGTGACCGTCGTCGAGAACGGCAGCACGGACGCCCAGCGGATCGTGCGGTCCACTCTGGACGGTCTGGCGGAAGCCGTTGCGGCGCACCACGTCCGCCCGCCCGCGATCATCGTCGTCGGCCCGGTCGCCGGCCTGGCGGGGGAACTGCCCGAGCAGGCGTGA